A portion of the Nitrospira defluvii genome contains these proteins:
- a CDS encoding NAD-dependent epimerase/dehydratase family protein yields MKEAKAMMYEATKLAGARILVTGGTGFIGSHLLTRLCKAGAHVHAVSRERQPESNLTIQWYQGDLADLPMVTSLLKAVKPHVIYHLAGHVVGTREAEAIVPTFHCNLATTVNLLTAAERIGCNRFIVSGSLEEPSSGAGDVVPSSPYAVTKWAGSAYARMFHALYGFPAVILRVFMVYGPGQRDLNKLIPYVIGSILKGDTPKLTSGQRAIDWIYVDDVVDAFLAAALAENVEGKTIDVGSGRTETVRGVVHTIARLLEQHEAPIFGARPDRPLEHVRVADPHTAEKFLRWTPQVSLQEGLKRTIDWYERNLGASAGDYAAAVHDEYRTDEADDTYGDPSIPERGLNSR; encoded by the coding sequence ATGAAGGAAGCGAAAGCCATGATGTATGAAGCAACGAAGTTGGCCGGGGCCAGAATTCTCGTCACCGGAGGTACGGGTTTTATCGGAAGCCATTTACTGACTCGTCTCTGCAAAGCGGGTGCTCATGTCCATGCGGTATCACGGGAGCGGCAGCCCGAGTCAAACCTCACCATACAGTGGTACCAGGGAGACCTGGCCGATTTGCCGATGGTGACGTCATTGCTGAAGGCCGTCAAGCCACATGTGATCTATCATCTCGCCGGGCATGTGGTGGGCACTCGAGAGGCGGAAGCCATCGTGCCGACCTTCCACTGTAACCTCGCGACCACGGTGAACCTGTTGACGGCTGCTGAACGCATCGGCTGCAACCGATTCATCGTATCCGGTTCTCTGGAAGAACCGTCTTCAGGCGCCGGCGATGTGGTGCCTAGTTCTCCCTATGCGGTCACAAAATGGGCCGGCAGTGCTTATGCCCGTATGTTCCATGCCTTGTACGGATTTCCCGCCGTCATCCTACGCGTATTTATGGTCTATGGCCCCGGACAACGCGATCTCAACAAGCTTATCCCCTACGTCATTGGATCGATATTGAAGGGAGACACGCCTAAGTTGACGAGCGGCCAACGGGCTATTGATTGGATCTATGTGGATGACGTCGTGGACGCGTTCCTTGCGGCGGCTCTTGCGGAGAATGTCGAAGGAAAAACGATCGACGTTGGATCCGGGAGAACCGAGACCGTGCGCGGGGTGGTGCACACCATCGCGCGGTTACTGGAACAGCACGAGGCGCCCATATTCGGGGCCAGACCGGATCGACCATTGGAGCACGTGCGGGTGGCCGATCCCCATACAGCTGAGAAATTCTTGCGGTGGACTCCACAGGTGTCGTTGCAGGAAGGCCTGAAGCGGACCATCGACTGGTATGAGCGCAACCTTGGCGCGTCAGCCGGTGACTACGCCGCTGCAGTCCACGATGAAT